A stretch of DNA from Fusobacterium sp.:
TCTCCTGCAAATCTGGCTCCCCCCTGCTCTGTTGAATCAAATATAAATGTAGAAGTTTGATATATTGGAGTAGATAAAGCTCCAAATGGATTTTTACTTTGTCCTGCGTGAATAGCTATTGTTCCTATTCCTTTATTTTTCAAATCTTTCATTGCTCCCCCTCCATAAAATTTAAAATAATGTTTCTAATTTTATTCTCTTATACCATTAGGATTTTTTTCAATAAATTCCTTTTCTTCTTTTGTACGCAGCAATCCAAATTGAATTGTTATACAAGTTGTTATTATCAAAGCGAACATATAGAACATATATTTTAATACAGCCATAGGTGATACATCTGAAAGTCCTGTAACTATAAGCATACCTCCATCATAAGGTGTCAATGCAATGAAAGCACATGCAAATATATCTATAAGACTGGCAAGACGTTTTGGAGCAATTCCATAATTTTTTCCTATTTCTTTGGCTATAGGAGCTGATATAATGATAGCTATTGTATTATTTACAAGAGCTGCTGATAAAAGTCCTGAAAGAAGTCCAATTCCATATTCTGCTCCTTTACGTTCCTTGATTCTAGAAACAATACTATTTACTAGCCAGTCTACTCCACCATAATATTTAATTAAGCCTATCAACCCAGAGATCAATATAGCTACAATAGTTATGCTGAACATATCTTCCATTCCGCTACCTATTGCTCCCACCCAATCCAAGAAACTTATACTTCCTTCTCCAAGACCAATAACTCCTGTCATTGCTATCCCTATAAATAAAACTCCTGCTACATTAAATCCCATTAAAGCTGCAATCAGTACTACTACATATGGAATTACACGAAGTAAATAAAATGGATGTGCTCCTGTTATAACTCCTGCTCCTCCAAATATCCAATATCCTATTATTGCAATTATAGCTGCTGGAAGAGCTATAAAAAAGTTCATCTTAAATTTATCTTTCATTTCTGATCCTACACCTTTTGTTGCAGAAATAGTAGTATCTGATATCATTGAAAGATTATCTCCAAAATATGCTCCTCCAATAACAGCAGCACATGTCAGAGGCAGATTTAATCCTGCTGCCTGAGCTACACCTATTGCTATTGGAGCCATAGCTGCAACTGTTCCCATAGATGTTCCTATTGCAGTTGAAATGAAACATGATATAAGAAATACACCTGGAACTAAAGCTGCACTTGGAATAAATGTCAATCCAAGATTAACTACTGATTCAACTCCACCCATTGCTTTTGCTGCTCCTTGAAATCCTCCAGCTAGAAGATAAATTAATCCTATAAGAATAACTCCTGCATTTCCTGCATTTTCAGAAAATATATCTATCTTTTTCTCAAGCTTCATTGATCTATTCATTATAAATGCCACTGCTATACCTATAAGAAGAGCAACATGTCTAGGAAACTTTTTAAATGCTCCATCTACTCCCATAAACGTAAACATAAGCCCACTTCCTATATACAGAGCTAAAAATACCAATAAAGGCAAAAATGCTATTGCCCCATATTTTTTTTCATCATTTTTTCCATTCATAAATTAAACCTCCCCTAATTTTTTATCTTTTTTCTCTCCATTTTTTGATTCCATTCTCTATTCTATTCATTCCTTCTTCCACCATATATCTTGGGCATGCTATGTTCATTCTTTCAAATCCTGTTCCATTTTCTCCAAACCAAAATCCATCATCTAATGCTATCTTACACTTCTCCTGCATAAACTTTGACAATTCCTCTTTAGATAATCCTAAAGTAGAAAAATCAAGCCACATAAGATAAGTTCCTTCAGGTTTTCCAACTTTTATCTCTGGTATTTTTTCTTCTGCAAATTTAATCACATAATCCATATTTCCATTCAAGTGTTCAATCAGCTGATCTACCCACTCATCACATTTTACATATCCAGTTTCAAATGCTACCAGACTAAATGGACTATTTCTTTTTATATCCAATATCCCAAGTTCATTGTCAAATTTCTCCCATTCCTCTCTCCTTGGAAATGTTACAAATGAAGCTTGAAGACCAGCTATATTAAATGTTTTAGTTGGTGAGAAACAAGTAATAGTATTATATTCTATTTCTTTTCCAAGAGAAGCTGCTGGTATATGTTTATGTCCTGGCATTATTATATCTCTCCAGATTTCATCAGCAATAACTCTTACTTTATATTTTAAACATAAATCAGACATTTTTTGAAGTTCTTCTCTTTTCCATACTCTTCCCACTGGATTGTGGGGACTGCACAAAATAAATAAATTAACATTTTCATCAGAAACCTTTTTTTCAAAGTCTTCAAAATCTATTGTATAATATCCATCAGAATCTTTTATCAATTTATTTTCCATTACTTCTCTTTCATTATCCTTTATGGTAGCTGCAAAAGGATAATATACTGGACTTTGAATAAGTATCTTTTCTCCTGGTTTTGTCATCCCTCTTACTAATAAAGAAAGTGTAGGTACAACTCCTGGACTGTTTATAAGAGTAGATGGATCAATCTTATATCCAAATCTTCTTTCTAACCAGTCTGCCGCTGCCTTATAATAAGAGTCTGGTCTATATACATAGCCAAATATTCCCTGTTCCACCTTTTCTCTCATGGCATCTATTATCTCAGGAGCTGTTTTTAAGTCCATATCTGCTATCCACATTGGCCATAAATCATTTGATATAAATTTCTTTCCCATTTCTTCCCATTTAGCTGAATGATTTCCTGTTCTGTCAATTTTTTCATCAAAAGAATATTTCATTTTTCCTCCTTACAGAAACAACTTATATTTTTTTAATACATAGCAATTTTTTAATTCATATATTATAATATAACTATAAACTGTTATACTCTTTTAGTCAAGACATATAACTGTCAAAACTGATATACAACAGTTTATAATTTTTGCATAAGTGTGCTTTTCACGTATTTTAAGCTCTGTTTTCAAATAATAAAAACTGTTTTAATATCTGTTGTATAACACTTTTAACTTTTTATTTATATTAAACATTATCAATTTATATAAAACAGTTGGGGATATAAGGGGGGAGATTTTTATGAAACTTAATTTTATAATTTACAAAGATTCACCTCATAAAATTTACTTGCAGCTATATGACTCTATAAAAAATATGATAGAAACTGGTGAAGCTCTTCCCAATGAAAAACTTCCATCT
This window harbors:
- a CDS encoding Na+/H+ antiporter NhaC family protein; its protein translation is MNGKNDEKKYGAIAFLPLLVFLALYIGSGLMFTFMGVDGAFKKFPRHVALLIGIAVAFIMNRSMKLEKKIDIFSENAGNAGVILIGLIYLLAGGFQGAAKAMGGVESVVNLGLTFIPSAALVPGVFLISCFISTAIGTSMGTVAAMAPIAIGVAQAAGLNLPLTCAAVIGGAYFGDNLSMISDTTISATKGVGSEMKDKFKMNFFIALPAAIIAIIGYWIFGGAGVITGAHPFYLLRVIPYVVVLIAALMGFNVAGVLFIGIAMTGVIGLGEGSISFLDWVGAIGSGMEDMFSITIVAILISGLIGLIKYYGGVDWLVNSIVSRIKERKGAEYGIGLLSGLLSAALVNNTIAIIISAPIAKEIGKNYGIAPKRLASLIDIFACAFIALTPYDGGMLIVTGLSDVSPMAVLKYMFYMFALIITTCITIQFGLLRTKEEKEFIEKNPNGIRE
- a CDS encoding MalY/PatB family protein, giving the protein MKYSFDEKIDRTGNHSAKWEEMGKKFISNDLWPMWIADMDLKTAPEIIDAMREKVEQGIFGYVYRPDSYYKAAADWLERRFGYKIDPSTLINSPGVVPTLSLLVRGMTKPGEKILIQSPVYYPFAATIKDNEREVMENKLIKDSDGYYTIDFEDFEKKVSDENVNLFILCSPHNPVGRVWKREELQKMSDLCLKYKVRVIADEIWRDIIMPGHKHIPAASLGKEIEYNTITCFSPTKTFNIAGLQASFVTFPRREEWEKFDNELGILDIKRNSPFSLVAFETGYVKCDEWVDQLIEHLNGNMDYVIKFAEEKIPEIKVGKPEGTYLMWLDFSTLGLSKEELSKFMQEKCKIALDDGFWFGENGTGFERMNIACPRYMVEEGMNRIENGIKKWREKR